From the Candidatus Rokuibacteriota bacterium genome, one window contains:
- a CDS encoding insulinase family protein, which translates to MHAQGTVIRELGERARRRWATLRPAVLGLAVLLLGACAGSPPPDATATGPAAGATELLPTDPALVTGRLDNGLAYIVRRSPNPPGRVAMWLHVAAGSLNETEETRGLAHYLEHMAFNGSTNFPPGSLIPYFQSLGLSFGRDQNAFTGLDRTVYTLALPDTRAETVDRGFLYLADIAFRMSLLPREIDAERQIILEEKRAYAGARQRVRDEVLRRLAPESTLGRRLPIGTEAAIRSVGPAEFRDYYARWYVASNMTVMTVGDVEPAGVVGSIARHFGDARSVARPQPPPAGVAATTGTRAIVVTDPELTQAEIELTRVELARPPVTTVPAYRRQLAEYLGSWTFNRRLDAELASGGVAFLKGGASVTEWAHAARIVTVQATAAPARWREALADLSTALQRARQHGFTPAEIDEARAGLIAETEQAVQQEPTLPARSLLRQISQSVARREPPLSAAQRLALQRRLLPGITADEVSRVFTAAFDPTHVVFVLTVPSGVSAPSEAQLSALGRSALDVRPAPALERAPAPRLPAAPLPGGLVVEESRHEATGVWSGWLDNGVRVHHRQVVQRRHEAVIRIALAGGVIEERADNRGITEAAMRAWDRPAGGSLSSTDIRRLMTDKKVRVSGGFGADSVTLTVSGDPASLEHGLQLAHLLLTDPVVEAAGLEQWRERRLAEIAEQAVQPRGVLALAQAEAFYPVAEARLRPATAAQVRALTREAAQAWLGALIARAPMEVAVVGDIDRARAIALVARSLGSLPPRPRIDAATLATQRAVPRPGGPIQVARTVATPTDQAQVLAGFFGADATSVRDSRLLALASRVLSTRMTRTLREERQLVYSIGAYSRPGEAYPGFGVFAAQAPTDPAKAVALADAVEEMFDSFAAHGPTADELAVAKQQLATLLDEVTKGSDFWAERLATLDYRGSSLDDIARLATDYQRFTAEEVREALARYARPEARFRFVIVPSHAR; encoded by the coding sequence ATGCACGCCCAGGGGACGGTGATCCGAGAACTCGGTGAGCGGGCCCGCCGGCGTTGGGCCACGCTCCGGCCGGCCGTCTTGGGGCTGGCCGTCCTTCTGCTCGGCGCCTGCGCCGGGAGCCCCCCGCCGGACGCGACGGCGACGGGTCCAGCGGCGGGCGCCACCGAGTTGCTGCCGACCGATCCGGCGCTGGTGACGGGTCGCCTGGACAACGGGCTCGCCTACATCGTCCGCCGGAGCCCAAACCCGCCGGGGCGCGTCGCGATGTGGCTGCACGTGGCCGCGGGCTCACTCAACGAGACCGAGGAGACCCGCGGCCTCGCGCACTATCTCGAGCACATGGCCTTCAACGGCTCGACGAACTTCCCCCCGGGCTCGCTCATCCCGTACTTCCAGTCGCTCGGGCTGTCCTTCGGTCGCGACCAGAACGCCTTCACGGGCCTCGACCGGACGGTGTATACCCTGGCCCTGCCCGACACGCGAGCGGAGACCGTCGACCGCGGTTTCCTCTACCTCGCCGACATCGCGTTCCGAATGAGCCTCCTCCCCCGGGAGATCGACGCCGAGCGCCAGATCATCCTGGAAGAGAAGCGCGCATACGCCGGCGCCCGGCAGCGGGTGCGCGACGAGGTGCTGCGTCGCCTTGCGCCAGAGTCGACGCTGGGCCGGCGGCTGCCCATCGGCACCGAGGCGGCGATCCGCTCGGTGGGCCCGGCCGAGTTCCGCGACTACTACGCGCGCTGGTACGTGGCCAGCAACATGACGGTGATGACCGTCGGCGACGTGGAGCCCGCGGGCGTGGTGGGGAGCATCGCCCGGCACTTCGGCGACGCCCGCAGCGTGGCCCGTCCCCAGCCGCCCCCCGCCGGGGTCGCCGCGACCACCGGGACACGCGCCATCGTCGTCACGGATCCCGAGCTGACCCAGGCGGAGATCGAGCTGACCCGGGTGGAGCTGGCGCGGCCCCCGGTGACCACGGTGCCCGCCTATCGCCGACAGCTCGCCGAGTACCTCGGCAGCTGGACGTTCAACCGCCGGCTCGATGCCGAGCTGGCGTCCGGAGGTGTCGCCTTCCTGAAGGGCGGCGCGTCCGTCACCGAGTGGGCGCACGCCGCGCGCATCGTCACCGTCCAGGCCACCGCCGCACCGGCGCGGTGGCGAGAGGCGCTGGCCGACCTCTCCACGGCGCTCCAGCGCGCCCGCCAGCACGGATTCACGCCGGCCGAGATCGACGAGGCGCGGGCCGGGCTGATCGCCGAGACGGAGCAGGCGGTCCAGCAGGAGCCGACGCTGCCCGCGCGATCGTTGCTCCGGCAGATCAGTCAGTCGGTGGCGCGGCGCGAGCCCCCGCTGTCGGCCGCCCAGCGCCTGGCCCTGCAGAGGCGCCTGCTCCCCGGCATCACGGCCGACGAGGTCTCGCGCGTGTTCACCGCCGCGTTCGACCCGACCCACGTGGTCTTCGTCCTCACGGTCCCCTCCGGCGTGTCGGCGCCCTCGGAGGCCCAGCTGAGCGCGCTGGGACGTAGCGCCCTCGACGTACGCCCGGCGCCGGCGCTCGAGCGGGCGCCGGCGCCCCGGCTGCCGGCCGCGCCGCTGCCGGGCGGCCTGGTGGTCGAGGAGAGCCGGCACGAGGCGACGGGCGTCTGGTCGGGCTGGCTCGACAACGGGGTCCGGGTGCATCACCGGCAAGTGGTCCAGCGCCGGCACGAGGCGGTCATCCGGATCGCGCTGGCCGGCGGCGTCATCGAGGAGCGCGCTGACAACCGGGGCATCACCGAGGCGGCCATGCGCGCCTGGGACCGCCCGGCCGGCGGCTCGCTGTCGAGCACCGACATCCGGAGGCTCATGACGGACAAGAAGGTCCGCGTGAGCGGCGGCTTCGGAGCGGACAGCGTCACGCTGACCGTCTCGGGGGACCCGGCCTCGCTCGAGCACGGGCTCCAGCTGGCCCATCTCCTGCTGACCGATCCCGTGGTGGAGGCCGCCGGGCTCGAGCAGTGGAGGGAGCGGAGGCTCGCGGAGATCGCCGAGCAGGCGGTCCAGCCGAGAGGCGTCCTGGCCCTGGCCCAGGCCGAGGCGTTCTATCCTGTCGCCGAGGCGCGCCTGCGCCCCGCGACGGCGGCCCAGGTGCGAGCGCTCACGCGCGAGGCCGCGCAGGCCTGGCTCGGCGCGTTGATCGCGCGCGCGCCGATGGAGGTCGCGGTGGTGGGCGACATCGACCGCGCCCGCGCCATCGCCCTCGTGGCGCGCTCCCTCGGCTCGCTGCCGCCCCGGCCGCGCATCGACGCTGCGACGCTGGCCACCCAGCGGGCGGTCCCGCGCCCGGGCGGTCCCATCCAGGTGGCACGGACGGTGGCGACGCCCACCGACCAGGCCCAGGTGCTCGCCGGCTTCTTCGGCGCCGATGCCACCAGCGTGCGCGACAGCCGGCTCCTCGCCCTGGCCTCGCGCGTGCTCTCGACCCGCATGACCCGCACGCTCCGCGAGGAGCGGCAGCTCGTCTACAGCATCGGCGCGTACTCGCGGCCCGGCGAGGCCTACCCGGGGTTCGGGGTCTTCGCGGCCCAGGCGCCCACCGATCCCGCCAAGGCCGTGGCGCTGGCGGATGCCGTCGAGGAGATGTTCGACTCCTTCGCCGCTCACGGGCCCACCGCCGACGAGCTGGCGGTGGCCAAGCAGCAGCTCGCCACCTTGCTCGACGAGGTGACGAAGGGGTCGGACTTCTGGGCCGAGCGGCTCGCGACGCTCGACTACCGGGGGTCGTCGCTGGACGACATCGCGCGCCTGGCAACCGACTACCAGCGCTTCACCGCGGAGGAGGTGCGCGAAGCGCTGGCGCGCTACGCCCGGCCGGAGGCGCGCTTCCGCTTCGTCATCGTCCCGTCCCACGCCCGGTGA